From Deinococcus aquaticus, one genomic window encodes:
- a CDS encoding 3-isopropylmalate dehydratase small subunit produces the protein MAKVHVFARDHINTDEIIPARHLTTDVESELAKFAMEDYDKNFVKRVQPGDIIVAGADFGCGSSREHAVWALRGAGVAAVIAPNFARIYYRNSINNGFLALECDGIVQAFQDGDPADLNLTAGTITNTRTGQSLTFVPVAQFALDVQKAGGWLEYMKEHDQAALEAETLAAHSTQAGHGHPGQDSSQDAAPQEKQHA, from the coding sequence ATGGCTAAAGTGCACGTATTTGCCCGTGACCACATCAACACCGACGAGATCATCCCCGCCCGGCACCTGACCACCGACGTGGAAAGCGAACTCGCGAAGTTCGCCATGGAGGACTACGACAAGAACTTCGTGAAACGGGTCCAGCCGGGCGACATCATCGTGGCCGGCGCGGACTTCGGCTGCGGGTCCAGCCGCGAGCACGCCGTGTGGGCGCTGCGCGGCGCCGGCGTGGCGGCCGTGATCGCCCCGAACTTCGCGCGCATCTACTACCGCAACTCCATCAACAACGGCTTCCTGGCCCTGGAATGCGACGGCATCGTGCAGGCCTTCCAGGACGGCGACCCCGCCGACCTGAACCTCACGGCGGGCACCATCACGAACACCCGCACCGGGCAGAGCCTGACCTTCGTGCCGGTCGCGCAGTTCGCGCTGGACGTGCAGAAGGCCGGCGGCTGGCTGGAGTACATGAAAGAGCATGATCAGGCGGCGCTGGAAGCCGAGACCCTGGCCGCCCACAGCACGCAGGCCGGTCACGGTCACCCCGGCCAGGACAGCAGCCAGGACGCCGCGCCGCAGGAGAAGCAGCATGCCTAA
- a CDS encoding PLP-dependent aminotransferase family protein: MAGTRIPLTASAQDGAPGGLADGWLDTLTLSDPHPGETRHALVARTLRSAVTRGLLPEGTRLPGHRRLAQRLGVSRNTLVDALTQLHAEGYVRPRGRSGTVISVPVISVPGHAPTTTPGSGVTAPAQNGRPLPLSAWAIRALQGQVEEVGGDRFAVDFRVGQPVPDLYPEAAWTQALARRAAQVTHAHAHDPLGPLETRRALAAYLNAQRGARVTPDMVMLTGGTQSALDALARVFLEPGRLAVVEDPTYAGARAALAATGADVTGVPVDDRGLQTGALPPGATLAYVTPGCQYPTAVSLGADRRQALIAWAAAANAFILEDDYAADLHLTSRPPPVLQGLAPDRVILLGSFSKSLAPVTRSGFLVAPPGVLRVLTGTRPLTDRLPGRLDALALADVLASGAYARHLRRARTAVQRRQEVLLGALRTHLPGWPVLPVASGLHLYLPLPPPWKEADVLARAARQGVALSPVAPLSQGGHPPAVLLGFAALSTTELTDGAARLGRALRQGADGRP, encoded by the coding sequence GTGGCTGGAACGCGAATTCCGCTGACAGCCAGCGCGCAGGACGGTGCGCCGGGCGGCTTGGCGGACGGCTGGCTGGACACCCTGACCCTCAGCGACCCGCACCCTGGAGAGACCCGCCACGCCCTGGTCGCCCGGACCCTGCGCAGCGCCGTGACGCGCGGCCTGCTGCCCGAGGGCACGCGGCTGCCCGGCCACCGCCGCCTCGCGCAGCGGCTGGGCGTGTCCCGCAACACCCTGGTGGACGCCCTGACGCAACTGCACGCCGAGGGGTACGTGCGCCCGCGAGGCCGCAGCGGCACGGTGATCAGTGTGCCCGTCATCAGTGTTCCCGGCCACGCGCCCACGACCACCCCGGGCAGTGGTGTGACCGCGCCCGCGCAGAACGGGCGGCCCCTCCCGCTGAGCGCCTGGGCGATCCGCGCGCTCCAAGGTCAGGTCGAGGAGGTCGGCGGTGACCGCTTCGCCGTGGACTTCCGGGTGGGGCAGCCCGTCCCGGACCTGTACCCGGAGGCCGCCTGGACGCAGGCCCTGGCCCGCCGGGCCGCGCAGGTCACGCACGCGCACGCGCACGATCCCCTCGGGCCGCTCGAGACGCGCCGCGCGCTGGCCGCGTACCTGAACGCGCAGCGCGGCGCACGCGTCACGCCCGACATGGTGATGCTGACTGGCGGTACCCAGTCCGCGCTGGACGCCCTGGCCCGCGTGTTCCTCGAACCGGGCCGCCTCGCCGTCGTCGAGGACCCCACGTACGCCGGGGCGCGCGCCGCGCTGGCCGCCACCGGCGCGGACGTGACCGGCGTGCCCGTGGACGACCGGGGCCTCCAGACCGGCGCGCTGCCGCCCGGCGCGACCCTGGCCTACGTGACGCCCGGCTGCCAGTACCCCACCGCAGTCAGTCTGGGCGCGGACCGCCGTCAGGCGCTGATCGCCTGGGCCGCCGCCGCAAACGCCTTCATCCTGGAAGACGATTACGCCGCCGACCTGCACCTGACCTCCCGGCCCCCCCCGGTGTTGCAGGGCCTCGCGCCGGACCGCGTGATCCTGCTTGGCTCGTTCAGCAAGAGCCTCGCGCCCGTCACGCGCAGCGGCTTCCTGGTCGCCCCGCCCGGCGTGCTGCGCGTCCTGACCGGCACCCGCCCCCTGACCGACCGCCTGCCCGGCCGACTGGACGCCCTGGCCCTGGCAGACGTGCTGGCCTCCGGCGCGTACGCCCGCCACCTGCGCCGCGCCCGCACGGCCGTGCAGCGCCGCCAGGAGGTGCTGCTCGGCGCGCTGCGTACCCACCTGCCCGGCTGGCCGGTCCTGCCCGTCGCGTCCGGCCTGCACCTGTACCTGCCGCTGCCGCCCCCCTGGAAGGAAGCGGACGTGCTGGCCCGCGCCGCCCGGCAGGGCGTGGCGCTCAGTCCGGTCGCGCCGCTCTCGCAGGGCGGTCACCCGCCCGCCGTCCTGCTGGGCTTCGCGGCCCTGTCCACCACCGAACTCACGGACGGCGCGGCCCGCCTGGGCAGGGCCCTGAGACAGGGGGCTGACGGAAGGCCCTGA
- the leuB gene encoding 3-isopropylmalate dehydrogenase, translating to MPKIVSLPGDGIGPEVTAAAVQVLREVAPDVTIEEHLIGGVAFDTHGDPFPQPTRDALKDADAVLLGTVGGAQDSAWNLLPRHQRPESGLLALRKALGCYANLRPVRVQPGLEHLSPLKPELARGVDILIVRELLGGVYFDGDRKIDGDTAYNTMRYTTAEVERVAKVAFWAAEQRKGRVTSVDKANVLEVSELWRRDVTALRDRDYRGIHLNHEYVDSVAMLIVSDPSRYDVIVTENLFGDILSDLAAVIPGSLGLMPSASLGDGAGLFEPIHGSAPDIAGKGVANPAAAIMSAGMLLRHGLKRPDAANQIDRAVALALRAQPTRDLGGTADTQTFTRAVLNALESSPAVG from the coding sequence ATGCCTAAGATCGTTTCCCTGCCCGGCGACGGTATCGGTCCGGAGGTCACGGCGGCGGCCGTGCAGGTGCTGCGTGAGGTCGCGCCCGACGTGACCATCGAGGAACACCTGATCGGCGGCGTGGCCTTCGACACGCACGGCGACCCATTCCCGCAGCCCACCCGCGACGCCCTGAAGGACGCCGACGCAGTGCTGCTGGGCACGGTCGGCGGAGCGCAGGACAGCGCCTGGAACCTGCTGCCCCGCCACCAGCGCCCGGAAAGCGGCCTGCTGGCGCTGCGCAAGGCGCTCGGCTGCTACGCCAACCTGCGCCCGGTGCGCGTGCAGCCCGGCCTGGAACACCTGTCGCCCCTGAAGCCTGAACTGGCGCGCGGCGTGGACATCCTGATCGTGCGCGAACTGCTGGGCGGCGTGTACTTCGACGGCGACCGCAAGATCGACGGCGACACCGCCTACAACACCATGCGCTACACCACGGCCGAGGTCGAGCGAGTCGCGAAGGTCGCCTTCTGGGCCGCCGAGCAACGCAAGGGCCGCGTCACCAGCGTCGACAAGGCCAATGTGCTGGAAGTCAGCGAACTGTGGCGCCGGGACGTGACCGCCCTGCGCGACCGTGACTACCGCGGCATTCACCTGAACCACGAGTACGTGGACAGCGTCGCCATGCTGATCGTCTCGGACCCCAGCCGCTACGACGTGATCGTCACCGAGAACCTGTTCGGCGACATCCTCAGCGACCTCGCCGCCGTCATTCCAGGCAGCCTCGGCCTGATGCCCAGCGCGAGCCTGGGCGATGGCGCGGGCCTGTTCGAACCCATTCACGGCAGCGCCCCCGACATCGCCGGGAAGGGCGTGGCGAATCCCGCCGCCGCCATCATGAGCGCCGGGATGCTGCTGCGCCACGGCCTGAAACGCCCGGACGCCGCCAACCAGATCGACCGCGCCGTGGCCCTCGCGCTGCGTGCCCAGCCCACCCGCGACCTGGGCGGCACGGCCGACACGCAGACCTTCACGCGCGCCGTCCTGAACGCCCTGGAAAGCTCGCCCGCCGTCGGGTAA
- a CDS encoding glycoside hydrolase family 3 protein, whose translation MIRKSVLLPTACLLPTAVLLLSTALAATPFTTGAPAANAPYRNAALPVDARVNDLLLHMTLDEKIGQMTQAERAAIRDLNDMAVFGIGSVLSGGGSGPADNTPPGWAAMVDAFQAAALRSRLGIPMLYGADAVHGHNNVPGATLFPHNIGLGAAGDPDLARRIGRATAEEMTGTGVRWNFSPCLCVVRDVRWGRTYESFGETPALPVALSTIIDGYQGAGGPAQPGAVLATAKHYLGDGGTTFGSSATEGYLLDQGDTRLSEAELRRVHLPPFRAAVARNVGSVMVSFSGWNGTKLHADRYLITDVLKKELGFTGLVISDWAGVDQIPGGYPVAVRTAINAGIDMVMVPNDYVRFVDTLSAEVRAGRVPMSRIDDAVTRILRQKFRLGLFERPMTDASFQRTFGSAEHRALAREAVQKSLVLLRNDGVLPLRPGARLFVAGQSADDVGRQSGGWTLTWQGQNGPVPGGTSLLAGLREAGEAGGGSVTYARAAQPGQARDADVGLVVVGETPYAEGKGDRASLALNAEDTANIRTVCADGPCVVVTVSGRPLILPGTPMNALVAAWLPGSEGAGVADVLYGRAPFTGRLPVSWPRRDDQLPLNADTRPYDPLFPAGFGLTTRP comes from the coding sequence ATGATCCGAAAGTCCGTCCTGCTGCCCACCGCCTGCCTGCTACCCACTGCCGTCCTGCTGCTGAGTACCGCGCTGGCCGCCACGCCCTTCACGACCGGCGCGCCCGCCGCGAACGCCCCGTACCGCAACGCGGCCCTGCCGGTCGACGCGCGCGTAAACGACCTGCTGCTGCACATGACCCTGGACGAGAAGATCGGGCAGATGACCCAGGCGGAACGCGCCGCCATCCGCGATCTGAACGACATGGCCGTCTTCGGCATCGGGAGCGTGCTGTCTGGTGGTGGCAGCGGCCCGGCCGACAACACTCCGCCGGGCTGGGCGGCGATGGTGGACGCCTTCCAGGCGGCGGCGCTGCGCAGCCGGCTGGGCATTCCCATGCTGTACGGTGCGGACGCCGTGCATGGGCACAACAACGTGCCGGGCGCCACCCTCTTCCCGCATAACATCGGGCTGGGCGCGGCGGGCGACCCGGACCTCGCGCGGCGCATCGGGCGGGCCACCGCCGAGGAGATGACTGGCACCGGCGTCCGCTGGAATTTCAGTCCGTGCCTGTGCGTGGTGCGTGATGTGCGCTGGGGCCGCACCTATGAGAGCTTCGGCGAGACCCCGGCCCTGCCAGTCGCGCTGAGTACCATCATCGACGGGTACCAGGGCGCGGGCGGCCCCGCGCAGCCCGGCGCGGTCCTGGCGACCGCCAAGCACTACCTGGGCGACGGCGGCACCACCTTCGGCAGCAGCGCCACCGAGGGGTACCTGCTGGACCAGGGGGACACCCGCCTGAGCGAGGCGGAACTGCGGCGCGTGCACCTCCCGCCGTTCCGGGCGGCCGTGGCGCGCAACGTGGGCAGCGTGATGGTCAGCTTCTCCGGCTGGAACGGCACGAAACTGCACGCCGACCGTTACCTGATCACCGACGTGCTGAAAAAGGAACTGGGCTTCACGGGCCTCGTGATCAGCGACTGGGCGGGCGTGGACCAGATTCCCGGCGGGTACCCGGTTGCCGTGCGCACGGCCATCAACGCGGGGATCGACATGGTCATGGTGCCCAACGATTACGTGCGGTTCGTGGACACCCTGAGCGCCGAGGTGCGCGCCGGGCGCGTCCCCATGAGCCGCATCGACGACGCCGTGACCCGTATCCTGCGGCAGAAGTTCCGGCTGGGCCTGTTCGAGCGTCCCATGACCGATGCGAGCTTCCAGCGGACCTTCGGCAGCGCCGAGCACCGCGCCCTGGCCCGCGAGGCCGTGCAGAAATCCCTGGTGCTGCTGCGTAACGACGGTGTCCTGCCGCTCCGGCCGGGCGCGCGGCTGTTTGTGGCCGGGCAGAGTGCCGACGACGTGGGCCGCCAGTCCGGCGGGTGGACCCTCACGTGGCAGGGGCAGAACGGCCCGGTGCCCGGCGGGACCAGCCTGCTTGCCGGCCTGCGCGAAGCGGGCGAGGCGGGCGGCGGGTCGGTCACGTACGCGCGGGCCGCGCAGCCCGGACAGGCCCGCGACGCCGATGTGGGCCTCGTCGTGGTCGGAGAGACGCCCTACGCCGAGGGCAAGGGCGACCGCGCCTCGCTGGCCCTGAACGCCGAGGACACCGCGAACATCCGCACCGTGTGCGCCGACGGGCCGTGTGTGGTCGTGACCGTCTCGGGCCGCCCGCTGATCCTGCCCGGCACGCCCATGAACGCTCTGGTCGCCGCGTGGCTGCCCGGCAGCGAGGGCGCGGGCGTGGCCGACGTGCTGTACGGCCGCGCGCCCTTCACCGGGCGGCTCCCGGTCAGCTGGCCGCGCCGTGACGATCAGCTGCCCCTGAACGCCGACACCCGCCCGTACGACCCGCTGTTCCCCGCCGGGTTCGGCCTGACCACCCGACCCTGA
- a CDS encoding homoaconitate hydratase family protein translates to MGMTIAEKMLAAHSGHDAVVPGQLIECATDWVLCHEITTPAALRMLEERGMDRVFNPDQIVAVPDHSVPAMNIKAAKMYQKLKSWVQEKGIKHFYDVGRGGIAHVVLENTGLMKPGQTLVSGDSHTCNAGALGAFATGVGSTDLAGAIYAGKVWFKVPETMLIRVTGQTQPGVTPKDIVLEVIKRIGADGANYMVMEWVGEYIDNLDMEGRFTLTNMAIEAGGKTGIVAVDDTTRAYMAARGVTPDQYTEYQSDADAQFRVVIEVDASAVEPTVAYPHIPSNGRVAGSDRIAVTHAYVGSCTNGRITDLREVARILKGRKVADGVQMIVVPATQLIWKQAAQEGLLEIFVEAGASVSYPSCGACLGMHSGVLGPDDVCISSSNRNFVGRMGDPSAQIYLASPATVAASAVSGFISDPREYNDTINAAD, encoded by the coding sequence ATGGGAATGACGATTGCGGAGAAGATGCTGGCGGCTCACAGTGGGCATGACGCGGTGGTGCCGGGGCAGTTGATCGAGTGCGCGACCGACTGGGTGCTGTGCCATGAGATCACGACGCCGGCGGCGCTGCGGATGCTGGAGGAGCGCGGCATGGACCGGGTGTTCAACCCGGATCAGATCGTGGCGGTGCCGGATCACAGCGTGCCGGCCATGAACATCAAGGCCGCGAAGATGTACCAGAAGCTCAAGAGCTGGGTGCAGGAGAAAGGCATCAAGCACTTCTACGACGTGGGCCGGGGCGGGATTGCGCACGTGGTGCTGGAGAACACGGGCTTGATGAAGCCGGGGCAGACGCTGGTCAGCGGCGACAGCCACACCTGCAACGCGGGTGCGCTGGGGGCCTTCGCGACCGGGGTGGGCAGCACGGACCTCGCGGGCGCCATCTACGCCGGGAAGGTGTGGTTCAAGGTTCCCGAGACCATGCTGATCCGCGTGACGGGCCAGACGCAGCCGGGCGTGACGCCCAAGGACATCGTGCTGGAGGTCATCAAGCGCATCGGCGCGGACGGCGCGAACTACATGGTCATGGAGTGGGTCGGCGAGTACATCGACAACCTGGACATGGAGGGCCGTTTCACGCTGACGAACATGGCGATCGAGGCGGGCGGCAAGACCGGCATCGTCGCAGTGGACGACACGACGCGGGCGTACATGGCGGCGCGCGGCGTGACGCCCGACCAGTACACCGAGTACCAGTCGGACGCGGACGCGCAGTTCCGGGTGGTCATCGAGGTGGACGCCTCGGCGGTCGAGCCGACCGTGGCGTACCCGCACATTCCCAGTAACGGGCGCGTGGCGGGCAGCGACCGGATCGCCGTGACGCACGCGTACGTGGGCAGCTGCACGAACGGCCGCATCACGGACCTGCGGGAAGTGGCGCGCATCCTGAAGGGCCGCAAGGTTGCGGACGGCGTGCAGATGATCGTCGTGCCCGCCACGCAGCTGATCTGGAAGCAGGCGGCGCAGGAGGGTCTGCTGGAGATCTTCGTGGAGGCCGGCGCGAGCGTCAGTTACCCCAGTTGCGGCGCGTGCCTGGGCATGCACTCGGGCGTGCTGGGGCCGGACGACGTGTGCATCAGCTCCAGCAACCGGAACTTCGTGGGCCGCATGGGTGACCCGAGCGCGCAGATCTACTTGGCCAGCCCGGCGACCGTCGCGGCGAGCGCCGTGTCGGGCTTCATCAGCGATCCGCGCGAGTACAACGACACCATCAACGCCGCCGACTGA
- a CDS encoding transglycosylase domain-containing protein, with protein MLRVWERWRNPWPRSPFLRRPAPWTLRRVLRAALAWVGAATLCMIALGGAGTVGTGALGRVWNLRAELRPIEVVDRRGEPLGVIDHCRAGNAVNAVPCRESLSVPLTGVSEAFLLAYVAKEDVRFFSHAGVDLGRLPRALLSGAGGSTITMQLLKNNVLAGHFDYDTDRRGPLLTLTRKATEFVLAPIVTWRYGRREVLAMSVNSLPWIGIGQRKGVYDAARAVFGVDPADLTLAQSAFLVGLLPAPGRYLVTDTTPPETATARFRWMRTQQLVTLNILRSHGLIGQGAYLEAVSTPLQPRLWQAEYAGSGTDLRVVQAARNPTYTNEPEPVWAMQELVRRELRAAGLDPKRVGRVVLTVDAAAQAALTRRVTGEGATGPRPTGVAEGAAIVDVRGGGIVALASSTGGNQSSDAGRQWASSALRPVASTVKPLLYAAAFGDGVTQLSTFADQATRYGSQAVRNSTGTFLDRAVTVREANARSLNTVAVQVGTPREKTLRAVLDAAGYQEDRSNRSSPSLGTYRAAPLDVAAAYASFASGGLLCRPHLLAEVADTSGRPLPLPRPDCQPLWDEVVAYETFDLLTAAVSTDASHVPFLRPSLLQRVQGRAMPLGAKSGTTDDVNDTWCAAVTPQYAMAVWIGDPDGRQSVPVTLYREQTACREVGLLRELPHDRRSLDVPPGVTRVAGAAVPVAGLNPRNPVPVAP; from the coding sequence GTGCTGAGGGTCTGGGAGCGGTGGCGGAACCCGTGGCCGCGCTCGCCGTTCCTGCGGCGGCCCGCGCCATGGACGCTGCGGCGCGTGCTGCGGGCCGCGCTGGCCTGGGTGGGCGCGGCGACCCTGTGCATGATCGCGCTGGGCGGGGCGGGCACGGTGGGGACCGGGGCGCTGGGGCGGGTGTGGAATCTGCGGGCGGAACTGCGGCCCATCGAGGTCGTGGACCGGCGCGGCGAGCCGCTGGGCGTGATCGACCACTGCCGCGCGGGGAACGCCGTGAACGCCGTGCCGTGCCGCGAGTCCCTGAGCGTGCCGCTGACCGGCGTCAGTGAGGCGTTCCTGCTGGCGTACGTGGCCAAGGAGGACGTGCGGTTCTTCTCGCACGCGGGCGTGGACCTGGGCCGCCTTCCCCGTGCCCTGCTGAGCGGCGCGGGTGGCAGCACCATCACCATGCAGCTGCTGAAGAACAACGTGCTGGCCGGGCATTTCGATTACGACACGGACCGGCGCGGGCCGCTGCTGACGCTGACCCGCAAGGCCACGGAGTTCGTTCTGGCCCCCATCGTCACGTGGCGGTACGGGCGGCGCGAGGTGCTGGCCATGAGCGTGAACAGCCTCCCGTGGATCGGGATCGGGCAGCGCAAGGGCGTGTACGACGCGGCCCGCGCGGTGTTCGGCGTGGACCCGGCGGACCTGACACTGGCGCAGAGCGCGTTCCTGGTGGGCCTGCTGCCCGCGCCGGGCCGCTACCTGGTGACGGACACCACGCCGCCCGAGACGGCCACCGCCCGCTTCCGCTGGATGCGCACGCAGCAGCTCGTCACGCTGAACATCCTGCGTTCGCACGGCCTGATCGGGCAGGGCGCGTACCTGGAGGCGGTCAGTACGCCGCTGCAACCCCGGTTGTGGCAGGCCGAGTACGCCGGGAGCGGCACGGACCTGCGCGTGGTGCAGGCCGCCCGCAATCCCACGTACACGAACGAACCGGAGCCCGTGTGGGCCATGCAGGAACTCGTGCGGCGCGAACTGCGCGCGGCGGGCCTGGACCCGAAGCGGGTGGGCCGGGTCGTGCTAACCGTCGATGCCGCCGCGCAGGCCGCTCTGACGCGCCGCGTGACCGGCGAGGGCGCCACCGGCCCGCGCCCGACCGGCGTGGCCGAGGGGGCTGCCATCGTGGACGTGCGCGGCGGCGGGATCGTGGCGCTGGCCAGTTCCACGGGCGGCAACCAGAGCAGCGACGCGGGGCGGCAGTGGGCGTCTAGTGCGCTGCGCCCCGTGGCGAGTACCGTCAAGCCGCTACTGTACGCCGCTGCGTTCGGGGACGGCGTGACGCAACTGAGCACCTTCGCGGATCAGGCGACCCGCTACGGTTCGCAGGCCGTGCGGAACAGCACCGGAACGTTCCTGGACCGGGCGGTCACGGTGCGCGAGGCGAACGCCCGCAGCCTGAACACCGTGGCCGTGCAGGTCGGCACGCCCCGCGAGAAGACGCTGCGGGCCGTGCTGGACGCCGCCGGGTATCAGGAGGACCGCAGCAACCGCTCCAGTCCGTCGCTGGGCACGTACCGGGCCGCGCCGCTGGACGTGGCGGCCGCGTACGCCAGTTTTGCCAGCGGGGGCCTGCTGTGCCGCCCGCACCTGTTGGCCGAGGTCGCGGACACCAGCGGGCGGCCGCTGCCTCTGCCCCGGCCGGACTGCCAACCGCTGTGGGACGAGGTGGTCGCCTACGAAACCTTCGACCTGCTGACCGCCGCCGTCAGCACGGACGCCAGCCACGTACCGTTCCTGCGGCCCAGCCTGCTGCAGCGCGTGCAGGGGCGGGCCATGCCGCTGGGCGCGAAGTCCGGCACGACCGACGACGTGAACGACACCTGGTGCGCGGCCGTCACCCCGCAGTACGCCATGGCCGTGTGGATCGGCGACCCGGATGGCCGCCAGAGCGTGCCGGTCACGCTGTACCGCGAGCAGACCGCCTGCCGCGAGGTGGGCCTGCTGCGTGAGTTGCCACATGACCGCCGCAGTCTGGACGTGCCGCCCGGCGTCACGCGCGTGGCGGGCGCGGCCGTTCCAGTTGCCGGCCTGAACCCCCGCAACCCGGTCCCGGTGGCCCCATGA
- a CDS encoding VWA domain-containing protein: MPVTPALLSALPLLSTLSLPVPAMSASTLLGLSTPPLHLTVAVDMTGSSKNPAFRYADQARLLAQSVMLNQLRSGDTLTLLRVCDGVQTVADFTFSSKNGARMARADILRYTTALTRPCTGRGSAITAGLTLASKRAAQTAKVGDVIVLFTDGALLDDPGRAALGGTTRTLLNAAATRMLFVAGLSPEAGAGGLSVRDSFVKALGASASDRRVLLAGAYDLSNVYPTFASAVKAARR; the protein is encoded by the coding sequence ATGCCTGTGACCCCTGCCCTTCTGTCCGCCCTGCCCCTGCTATCCACCCTGTCCCTGCCGGTTCCGGCCATGAGTGCCTCGACGCTGCTGGGCCTGTCCACGCCGCCGCTGCACCTGACGGTCGCGGTGGACATGACCGGCAGCAGCAAGAACCCCGCCTTCCGGTACGCGGATCAGGCGCGGCTGCTGGCGCAGAGCGTGATGCTCAACCAGCTGCGCAGCGGCGACACCCTGACCCTGCTGCGCGTGTGCGACGGCGTGCAGACCGTCGCGGACTTTACGTTCAGCTCGAAGAACGGGGCGCGCATGGCCAGGGCCGACATCCTGCGCTACACCACCGCGCTCACCCGGCCCTGCACGGGGCGCGGCAGCGCCATCACGGCCGGACTGACCCTGGCCTCCAAACGCGCCGCGCAGACCGCGAAGGTCGGGGACGTGATCGTGCTGTTCACGGACGGCGCGCTGCTGGACGACCCTGGGCGCGCCGCGCTGGGCGGGACCACCCGCACGCTGCTGAACGCGGCGGCCACCCGGATGCTGTTCGTGGCGGGTCTCAGCCCAGAAGCCGGGGCGGGAGGCCTGTCTGTCCGCGACTCGTTCGTGAAGGCGCTGGGAGCCTCGGCCAGTGACCGACGCGTGCTGCTGGCCGGCGCATACGACCTGTCGAACGTGTACCCGACCTTCGCGTCGGCCGTGAAGGCGGCCCGCCGGTGA
- a CDS encoding LysE family transporter yields MDLNILLVVAALHAVVLIVPGPDVLLVSQTALARTRRAALLAGLGVVLGISVWASLALLGIGLLFEAFPWVHGVIRVAGGLYLLWMGYSLWRSSARPDTQAAPVQAPLSDLAALRAGFLTNIANPKAAVFFGSVFSGVLGTDAGSGVKLAAFGIIVGLSLGWFALVALGMSTASMQGAYLRARRGVDRVAGSLMLGFGTLLLASRE; encoded by the coding sequence GTGGACCTGAACATTCTGCTGGTGGTGGCGGCGCTGCACGCCGTGGTGCTGATCGTGCCGGGACCGGACGTGCTGCTGGTCAGTCAGACGGCGCTGGCCCGCACGCGGCGCGCGGCGCTGCTGGCGGGTCTGGGCGTGGTGCTGGGCATCAGCGTGTGGGCGTCGCTGGCGCTGCTGGGCATCGGGCTGCTGTTCGAGGCGTTCCCGTGGGTGCACGGCGTGATCCGCGTGGCGGGTGGCCTGTACCTGCTGTGGATGGGCTACAGCCTGTGGCGCAGCAGTGCCCGACCAGACACGCAGGCCGCGCCCGTCCAGGCGCCGCTGAGTGATCTGGCCGCCCTGCGCGCCGGGTTCCTGACGAACATCGCCAACCCGAAGGCCGCCGTGTTCTTCGGCAGCGTGTTCAGCGGCGTGCTCGGCACCGACGCGGGAAGCGGCGTGAAACTCGCGGCGTTCGGGATCATCGTGGGCCTCAGCCTGGGCTGGTTCGCGCTGGTCGCGCTGGGCATGTCCACCGCGTCCATGCAGGGCGCGTACCTGCGTGCCCGCCGGGGCGTGGACCGCGTGGCGGGCAGCCTGATGCTGGGCTTCGGGACGCTGCTGCTCGCCTCGCGCGAGTAG